A window of the Xanthocytophaga agilis genome harbors these coding sequences:
- a CDS encoding fatty acid desaturase — translation MSSPKDFTYVTGTEPHRIRTRQILKSHPEVKKLISKNPVTMVWILVCVGIQLVMAYLLKDQPWYIILAAAWLIGAFPVHTLFVCIHEAAHNLIFRKPWANVAAGIIANFPSLIPTAISFKNYHLKHHAFQGVHELDADLPDYWEARLINNYFIGKMIWLLFFPVFQAIRTLRCIELAAVDKYVAMNIICQILFDGLIVYFWGWPALGYLGASFLFSVGLHPLGARWIQEHYLVLDKNQETYSYYGVLNTVNMNVGYHNEHHDMPSIPWNNLPKLKSIAPEFYDNLKYHTSFTKLFFTFLFSQEVSLFSRIVRKERGKVTLSDNSTPDLQVISAEEQLQKY, via the coding sequence ATGAGTTCTCCTAAAGATTTTACTTATGTAACGGGTACAGAACCTCATCGTATTCGTACACGTCAAATTTTAAAGTCACATCCGGAAGTAAAAAAGCTAATTTCGAAGAATCCAGTAACAATGGTATGGATACTGGTATGCGTAGGGATTCAATTGGTAATGGCTTATCTCCTTAAAGACCAGCCTTGGTATATCATACTTGCAGCAGCCTGGTTGATTGGTGCATTTCCGGTACATACATTGTTCGTTTGTATCCATGAAGCAGCACATAACCTTATATTCAGAAAGCCCTGGGCCAATGTAGCAGCTGGTATTATTGCCAACTTTCCATCCCTTATCCCAACAGCTATTTCATTTAAAAATTACCACCTGAAGCACCATGCTTTTCAGGGAGTGCATGAACTGGATGCTGATCTACCAGATTATTGGGAAGCACGGCTGATTAACAATTATTTTATTGGAAAAATGATCTGGTTGTTATTCTTCCCTGTTTTTCAGGCTATTCGTACACTTCGTTGTATCGAACTTGCAGCAGTGGATAAGTATGTAGCTATGAACATTATTTGCCAGATTCTGTTTGATGGTTTGATTGTATATTTCTGGGGATGGCCTGCATTAGGATATCTGGGAGCTAGTTTTTTGTTTTCGGTAGGCCTACATCCACTAGGCGCACGCTGGATTCAGGAGCACTATCTGGTACTGGATAAGAATCAGGAGACTTATAGCTACTATGGGGTTTTAAATACAGTGAATATGAATGTAGGCTATCACAACGAACACCATGATATGCCTTCTATTCCCTGGAACAACCTGCCTAAATTGAAGTCTATTGCACCTGAGTTTTATGATAACCTAAAGTATCATACTTCTTTTACCAAATTGTTTTTTACCTTTCTTTTTAGTCAGGAGGTCAGTTTATTTTCCCGAATAGTGCGCAAAGAAAGAGGTAAGGTTACATTAAGTGATAATTCTACACCAGACCTGCAGGTAATATCAGCAGAGGAGCAACTGCAAAAGTATTAA
- a CDS encoding serine hydrolase domain-containing protein — MNRTTTNQIPPIFLKIYYCLWIIGIIPLNLYAQKSYQPPYFEDTKRLTKIKKAIPVIEELYKGYAEKNNFPGFVFGVVVDGNLIYADYTGYTDLKKKTVVNTKSVFRIASMTKSFTAMAILKLRDKGKLNLDDPVSKYIPQFAKVQTLTKDSPPITIRHLLTHSAGFPEDNPWGDRQLADTDVELLQLVEGGITFSNAPGLQYEYSNLGFALLGNIITKVSGKPYQQYITETICKPLGMTSTYWEYTKVPADQLAHGYRRLNDQWQEEALLHDGSYGAMGGMLTSIEDFSRYMALHLQAWPPRDEADNGIIKRSSLREMHQLGRINTLNAQYKYPSGRLCPTVSGYNFGLRWTKDCDNRVSVGHSGGLPGFGSNWSVLPDYGIGVVCFSNLTYAPTGAINVQVLDSLITLAELKPRKLPVSSILEKRKNEIIALLPDWKNAVNSGIFAENFFPDNPLEILQTQSAEIFANAGKVIKVRELMPENQLRGVFIMEGEKANIQVSFTLTPEKNPLIQEFHINAVKK; from the coding sequence ATGAACAGAACTACTACAAACCAGATACCTCCTATATTTTTGAAGATATACTATTGTTTATGGATTATAGGGATAATTCCTTTAAATCTCTATGCACAAAAATCATATCAGCCTCCATACTTTGAAGATACCAAACGGCTAACTAAGATCAAAAAAGCCATTCCTGTTATAGAAGAGCTTTACAAGGGATATGCTGAAAAAAATAATTTTCCTGGTTTTGTATTTGGTGTGGTAGTGGATGGAAATCTGATCTATGCAGACTATACAGGTTATACCGATCTGAAGAAAAAGACTGTTGTCAATACTAAGTCCGTTTTTCGGATTGCCTCAATGACCAAAAGCTTTACTGCAATGGCGATCCTCAAACTTCGCGATAAAGGCAAACTCAATCTGGATGATCCAGTTTCAAAGTATATTCCTCAATTTGCGAAAGTACAAACTCTAACTAAAGATTCTCCTCCTATCACCATTCGTCATTTGCTCACTCACTCTGCTGGCTTTCCGGAAGATAATCCGTGGGGAGACCGACAGCTTGCAGATACAGATGTAGAACTACTTCAATTGGTTGAAGGTGGTATAACCTTCTCTAATGCACCTGGACTCCAATATGAATACAGCAACCTGGGATTTGCCTTACTTGGTAATATCATTACCAAAGTATCTGGCAAACCCTACCAGCAATATATTACGGAAACTATCTGTAAGCCTCTTGGCATGACAAGTACGTATTGGGAATATACCAAGGTTCCAGCAGATCAGCTGGCGCATGGGTATCGACGCCTCAATGACCAGTGGCAGGAGGAAGCACTACTGCATGATGGTTCATATGGAGCTATGGGAGGAATGTTAACCTCTATTGAAGACTTTAGTCGATACATGGCCTTACATTTGCAAGCCTGGCCTCCGAGAGATGAGGCTGACAATGGAATTATCAAAAGATCTTCACTCCGAGAGATGCATCAACTGGGACGTATCAATACATTGAATGCACAATATAAATATCCGAGTGGGCGTTTGTGTCCGACAGTGAGTGGCTATAATTTTGGGTTACGTTGGACAAAAGATTGTGACAATCGTGTTTCAGTAGGTCATAGTGGCGGATTGCCGGGTTTTGGTAGTAATTGGTCTGTTTTGCCGGATTATGGCATTGGTGTTGTGTGTTTCTCTAATCTGACCTATGCACCTACTGGCGCTATTAATGTACAAGTACTGGATTCTCTCATTACATTGGCGGAACTAAAACCGCGTAAATTACCTGTATCTTCTATTCTTGAGAAGCGAAAAAATGAAATCATTGCCTTATTACCTGATTGGAAGAATGCTGTAAATAGTGGGATCTTTGCAGAAAATTTCTTCCCCGATAATCCATTGGAGATCCTGCAGACACAAAGTGCCGAGATATTTGCTAATGCTGGTAAAGTTATCAAGGTAAGAGAGTTAATGCCCGAAAACCAACTGCGAGGTGTTTTTATAATGGAAGGAGAGAAAGCTAATATTCAGGTAAGCTTTACCTTAACCCCGGAAAAGAATCCGCTAATTCAGGAGTTTCATATAAATGCAGTGAAAAAGTAA